From the genome of Sporomusa sphaeroides DSM 2875:
CGGGGGAAAATTCGGCGGTGAAGGCTATAAAGTATCAGGTGGTCTTCATGGGGTTGGTGTATCGGTAGTAAATGCGCTGTCAGAATGGATGGAAGTAGAAGTCAAAAGAAACGGCAAAATTCACTTTATCCGGTTTGAGCGCGGCAATACTGTTCAAAGCCTTACTGTTACTGGTGAAACAGAGGAGACAGGCACCAAAGTTTCTTTTAAACCGGATAAAGAAATATTTGAGGAGCTTGAATATAGTTTTGATACCTTAAAAACCCGCCTGCGTGAGCTGGCTTTTCTTAATAAAACCCTTACCATTGTTTTGGAAGATGAACGGAATGATGAAAAGAAAGAATTTTATTATGAAGGCGGTATAGTTTCATTTGTTGAACATCTTAATAAAAGTAAAGATGTTGTTCATGCTGCCCCCATATATGTAAATGGCTCCAAAGACACCACCATTGCGGAAATTGCTATTCAATACAATGACAGCTATGCGGAAAATATCCATTCTTTTGTCAATAATATCAATACCCAGGAGGGCGGCACCCATTTAAGCGGGTTTAAAATCGCCCTGACCCGGACGATCAATGATTTTGGCCGTAAGCTTAATATCCTTAAAGAAAATGATGAAAATTTGAGTGGTGAAGATGTTCGCGAAGGTCTAACCGCTGTTATTAGTGTCAAAATTCAGGAACCGCAATTTGAGGGCCAAACCAAAACTAAACTTGGCAATAGTGAGGTTCGTGGCATTATTGACAATATTATCTCCGAGGGACTTAATGAATTTTTCGAGGAAAATCCTGGTGTAACCAAAAAAATCATTGAAAAATCCGTTATGGCCTCCCGTGCCCGGGAAGCTGCCCGCAAAGCGCGTGAGCTGACAAGGCGTAAAAGTGCCCTGGAATCCAGTTCACTGCCAGGAAAGCTTGCTGATTGCTCGATAAAAGATCCTGATCAGGCCGAAATTTACCTGGTCGAGGGTGATAGTGCAGGCGGTTCGGCAAAACAGGGCCGCGATCGCCGGTTTCAGGCTATTTTGCCGTTACGGGGCAAAATTCTTAATGTTGAGAAAGCCCGTATGGACAAAATCCTTAACAATGAGGAAATTCGGGCCATGATTACTGCTTTTGGCAGCGGCATTGGCGAGGAATTTGATCTGGAAAAACGCCGTTATGGAAGAATCATTATTATGACAGATGCCGATGTTGACGGTTCTCATATCCGTACCCTGCTGCTGACCTTCTTCTATCGCCATATGCAGCCATTGATCCAGGGCGGTCATGTATATATTGCCCAGCCGCCATTGTATCTTATAAAAAAAGGCAAGGAAAGCTGGTATCTTTACAGTGATGCCGAGATGGACAGCCTGCTGGAAAGGATTGGCCGGGATAATATCAATGTCCAGCGCTATAAAGGCCTGGGTGAGATGAATCCTGAGCAGCTATGGGAAACAACCATGAATCCTGAAACCAGGACAATTCTCAGAGTGGAGCTTGAGGATGGCATTGCCGCTGATGAAATTTTTACAGTGCTGATGGGCGACAAAGTGGAACCAAGACGTAATTTCATTGAGGAAAATGCAAATAAGGTTAGAAATCTGGATATATAAATGAGTAAGAATGTAAGATAAAAGCAGAATACCAGTTGATAGCTGGTGAATTATTGAAAATAGCAGCCTAATGGCTGCTATTTTTCTTAATAAAATATCAAGTTTTGTGGGCCGTTACTAAGTCAGGTGCAGGCGGCCGCCAGCCAACGCTGCGACGCTGGCGTTTACTCTTCGCTAGATTTTAGTTTTCATGACTGTCAGTTGTTTGCTGGACAATGTCAGCTAATAATTTTTTCGCCTGGCGTGAGGCCCATTTGATTTCATTTGCCGTTACGGCTATATCAAGCAGGGGGTGTACATAATCAATATTATTAGGATCGGCTTGAAATTGTTCAATGGCCTGGGTTAATTTTTCCCAATATTCTTCATTAATTTCTTCAGGTTCTACAGCTGCTCCGTCAATAATAACAGACAGTATTTTTTCATTGACTCTGGTTATTGTATTACAGCTGCTTGCCAGCAATTCCAAAATAACCCGGAAACTTGGGGCGATGGGCGGGGAGCCTAATTGCAGCCGGCGCTCAAAGCGGGGTGGCAAGATTTCATATACCCGATCGGCTTTGCGAAGGAGAGACTGGTTATAATCGATCAGTTTTTCCGCAAGAGCAAGCCAGTCCTCCTGCTCTGACGCCCCCGGTTTTACTAATTCTCCTTCCCGTCTCATAAAATTCATCAGTTTGCGTGATTCTTTATTAATCGCATGAACGCTTTCTTTTAATTCCAGGCGAAGCGGCGGCTGGGTATCTTCAAGCTCGACATAATCCTGAATAGCCTGGCAAAAGTAACGGACAATCTGTTGATTGCTTTTCTGCAACTGTTCTTTAAGCTGCTGCTGATAACGGGGAGGCCAAAGCGTAATATTAACAAGCATGGCCACAAGCAAACCAACAAAAATTACGGCTGTTCTCATTAATGCATGTGGCAGAAATTGTTCGGCACTGGAACTCAGGATGAATAAAGCCGCAATAATTCCCATGGTGATACTGCTCTGAAAGTTAAATTTTATATGTAAATATATAAGCAGAATCGTTACAAGTCCCATAATAATGGGATGGTTGCCTAAGGTGTAGCCACATATCAGGCCAACGGAAACTCCTAAAATGTGCACCATAACCTGGTCTTTGGCTGATTCAATGGTCAGCAGTATTGATGGCTGCATATTAACAATAGCCGAGACTGCGCCGAAAAAGGCCGGTTCCAGGTTAAGCGTATTGCAGATAAACATGGTGATGGTTACCGCAATACCTGTTTTTATAATACGGGCTCCTATTTTCATTTTATTTTATCAATCCTTTTTGCGTTTTATTATAAAGTTAATATAATGGATATCGGTAATATTCTCAAGGGCAACCGATGATTTTGAATAAGATATTATTTGTAAGGCCGTGCAGGATACAGCCGGGCTTGTGGCGAAAAATAGCAACTCTATGAAATCAGATAAAAATAGAGGGGATGAGTTGTGAATTTTATCAATGAGTACAAAGCAAAGTTATGTAGTCCGGAGACAGCAGTAAAAGTTGTCAAATCAGGCGACTGGGTGGATTATGGCTTTGGCTCCGGTCAACCAGTGCTGCTTGATCAGGCGTTGGCTAAACGCAAAACAGAGTTGAAGGATATAAAAATTCGCAGCGCTTTGTCGCTAAGGCCGCGGGAGATCATCAACGCGGACCCGGAGCGGGAGGTTTTTACTTATTCAAGCTGGCATTTTAGCGGTTATGACCGTCAATTGCACGACCGTAACCTTTGTAACTATATTCCCATGATTTTTCGCAACAAACCCCATTTTTATCGCAA
Proteins encoded in this window:
- the gyrB gene encoding DNA topoisomerase (ATP-hydrolyzing) subunit B — translated: MVDTVDISDTTVNGSYGAQQIQVLEGLEAVRKRPGMYIGSTSARGLHHLVYEVVDNSIDEALAGFCNKVTVKIHPDNSITVTDNGRGIPVDMHETGKPAVEVVLTILHAGGKFGGEGYKVSGGLHGVGVSVVNALSEWMEVEVKRNGKIHFIRFERGNTVQSLTVTGETEETGTKVSFKPDKEIFEELEYSFDTLKTRLRELAFLNKTLTIVLEDERNDEKKEFYYEGGIVSFVEHLNKSKDVVHAAPIYVNGSKDTTIAEIAIQYNDSYAENIHSFVNNINTQEGGTHLSGFKIALTRTINDFGRKLNILKENDENLSGEDVREGLTAVISVKIQEPQFEGQTKTKLGNSEVRGIIDNIISEGLNEFFEENPGVTKKIIEKSVMASRAREAARKARELTRRKSALESSSLPGKLADCSIKDPDQAEIYLVEGDSAGGSAKQGRDRRFQAILPLRGKILNVEKARMDKILNNEEIRAMITAFGSGIGEEFDLEKRRYGRIIIMTDADVDGSHIRTLLLTFFYRHMQPLIQGGHVYIAQPPLYLIKKGKESWYLYSDAEMDSLLERIGRDNINVQRYKGLGEMNPEQLWETTMNPETRTILRVELEDGIAADEIFTVLMGDKVEPRRNFIEENANKVRNLDI
- a CDS encoding FUSC family protein; amino-acid sequence: MKIGARIIKTGIAVTITMFICNTLNLEPAFFGAVSAIVNMQPSILLTIESAKDQVMVHILGVSVGLICGYTLGNHPIIMGLVTILLIYLHIKFNFQSSITMGIIAALFILSSSAEQFLPHALMRTAVIFVGLLVAMLVNITLWPPRYQQQLKEQLQKSNQQIVRYFCQAIQDYVELEDTQPPLRLELKESVHAINKESRKLMNFMRREGELVKPGASEQEDWLALAEKLIDYNQSLLRKADRVYEILPPRFERRLQLGSPPIAPSFRVILELLASSCNTITRVNEKILSVIIDGAAVEPEEINEEYWEKLTQAIEQFQADPNNIDYVHPLLDIAVTANEIKWASRQAKKLLADIVQQTTDSHEN